The following proteins are co-located in the Larus michahellis chromosome 9, bLarMic1.1, whole genome shotgun sequence genome:
- the COMMD5 gene encoding LOW QUALITY PROTEIN: COMM domain-containing protein 5 (The sequence of the model RefSeq protein was modified relative to this genomic sequence to represent the inferred CDS: inserted 3 bases in 2 codons; deleted 1 base in 1 codon), protein MAAAAGTAPPRPGGGGRRRAPHTVSGQAASAAINSRSRDAPQPLRPAQRVLPAPAHXRRSGTAPPAAVEGXAGRGRAAMAAAVGKAAVAAYGHGESGGGRGGGFLGPRVPAEVEAMARGVQEVGKETFRRLLKVTVNALEGKDCKESVKLIAESTNLSEEQLAFLISGMYTLLREALRLPLSTFKQEVFKEDLKELRIPEDFITDFSSIVFGNRRPASEGTALVQGSRLPSIQDFKWRVDVAISTSSLARALQPSILMMMKLSDGTAHRFEVPVAKFQELRYSVALILKEMNDLEKRSILKIQD, encoded by the exons atggcggcggcagcgggaacGGCTCCGCCGCGGCCCGGCGGTGGC GGGAGGAGGCGAGCGCCTCACACAGTCAGCGGCCAAGCCGCAAGCGCCGCCATAAACAGCCGGTCCCGGGACGCGCCTCAGCCTCTGCGGCCAGCGCAGCGGGTCCTTCCGGCGCCGGCCC CGCGCCGGAGCGGCACAGCGCCCCCTGCTGCGGTGGAGGG CGCTGGGCGGGGCCGCGCTgccatggcggcggcggtgggcaAGGCGGCCGTGGCGGCCTACGGCCACGGcgagagcggcggcggccgcggcggcggcttCCTGGGGCCGCGGGTGCCGGCCGAGGTGGAGGCCATGGCGCGGGGCGTGCAGGAGGTGGGCAAGGAGACCTTCCGGCGGCTCCTCAAAG TCACTGTTAATGCTTTGGAAGGAAAAGACTGCAAGGAATCTGTCAAGCTGATTGCAGAAAGCACTAATCTCTCAGAAGAGCAACTTGCTTTCCTCATTTCTGGCATGTATACCCTTCTCCGAGAAGCACTGAGACTCCCCTTATCAACTTTCAAACAAGAA GTTTTTAAGGAAGACCTAAAGGAGCTCAG GATACCAGAAGATTTCATCACGGATTTTTCCAGTATAGTCTTTGGTAACAG GCGTCCTGCTTCCGAAGGCACAGCTCTGGTACAAGGAAGTAGGCTGCCGAGTATCCAGGACTTCAAGTGGAGAGTGGACGTAGCTATATCCACAAG TTCACTGGCCCGTGCACTTCAACCATCCATTCTAATGATGATGAAGCTTTCAGATGGGACAGCTCATCGCTTTGAA GTGCCAGTTGCAAAGTTTCAAGAACTGAGATACAGTGTTGCCCTTATACTGAAGGAAATGAATGATTTGGAGAAAAGGAGCATACTGAAGATCCAGGACTGA
- the FAM199X gene encoding protein FAM199X produces the protein MTEEPYEKFLAPEEPCPLLSHQHPPRGGSLSLSEEGCLDVSDFGCQLSSCHRTDPLHRFHSNRWNLTSCGTSVASSECSEELFSSVSVGDQDDCYSLLDDQEFTSFDLFPEGSVCSDVSSSISTYWDWSDSEFEWQLPGSDITSGSDVLSDVIPSIPSSPCLLPKKKNKHRNLDELPWSAMTNDEQVEYIEYLSRKVSTEMGLREQLDIIKIIDPAAQISPTDSEFIIELNCLTDEKLKQVRNYIKEHGPRQRSARESWKRSSYSCASTSGVSGASASSSSASMVSSASSSGSSVANSASNSSANMSRAHSDSNLSTSAAERIRDSKKRSKQRKLQQKALRKRQLKEQRQARKERLSGLFLNEEVLSLKVTEEDHEGDVDVLM, from the exons atgACCGAGGAGCCGTACGAGAAGTTCCTGGCCCCCGAGGAGCCGTGCCCGCTGCTCTCGCACCAGCACCCGCCGCGGGGCGGCAGCTTGAGCCTGAGCGAGGAGGGCTGTCTGGACGTCAGCGACTTCGGCTGCCAGCTCTCGTCCTGCCACCGCACCGACCCGCTGCACCGCTTCCACTCTAACAG GTGGAACTTGACGTCTTGTGGAACCAGCGTAGCTAGCTCGGAGTGCAGTGAGGAGCTGTTCTCATCAGTTTCAGTTGGTGATCAAGATGACTGTTACTCACTATTGGATGACCAGGAGTTCACCTCTTTTGATTTGTTCCCTGAGGGTAGTGTCTGCAGTGATGTCTCATCTTCTATAAGCACATACTGGGATTGGTCAGACAGTGAGTTTGAATGGCAG TTGCCTGGCAGCGACATTACAAGTGGGAGTGATGTACTTTCTGATGTTATACCTAGTATTCCAAGCTCTCCTTGTCTGCTTccgaaaaagaaaaacaagcatagGAATCTTGATGAACTTCCATGGAGTGCAATGACAAATGATGAACAG GTTGAATATATTGAATATTTGAGTCGCAAAGTCAGTACAGAGATGGGCCTTCGAGAGCAACttgatattattaaaattattgatCCTGCTGCTCAGATCTCACCTACAGATAGTGAATTCATTATTGAACTGAACTGTCTCACAGATGAAAAACTGAAACAG GTGAGAAACTATATAAAGGAGCATGGACCTCGTCAACGGTCTGCAAGGGAAAGCTGGAAGAGGAGCAGCTACAGTTGTGCAAGTACCAGTGGTGTGAGCGGtgccagcgccagcagcagcagcgccagcaTGGTCAGCTCAGCAAGCAGCAGCGGTTCTAGTGTTGCTAACTCCGCTTCAAACTCCAGTGCCAATATGAGTCGAGCGCACAGTGATAGTAATTTGTCCACAAGTGCTGCAGAAAGAATCCGGGATTCAAAA AAACGTTCCAAGCAACGGAAACTACAGCAAAAGGCCTTACGCAAGAGACAGCTGAAAGAACAAAGACAAGCTCGTAAGGAAAGACTGAGCGGATTATTTCTTAATGAAGAAGTGCTCTCTTTAAAAGTGACTGAGGAGGACCATGAAGGAGATGTAGATGTTTTAATGTGA